Part of the Sulfuricurvum kujiense DSM 16994 genome, ATCCAATTGATATTTGGCTATAATAAGCAAAAATAGTTCCAAGGGATAGAAATGAGTTTAAAAGAACAAATCAATAATGACATCAAAACGGCTATGAAAGAGAAAAATGTTCCGTTACGCGATGCTCTTCGTCTTCTAAGCAGCGCCATGAAGCAAATCGAAGTGGATGAGCGAAAAGAACTCAGTGATGAAGATATTATTAAAATTATCCAAAAACAGGTGAAACAGCGCAATGACGCAATGAGCCAGTACCGTGATGCGGGACGGGAAGACTTGTATGAAAAAGAGGCTTCCGAAGCGGCTATTTTTGAAACGTATCTGCCGAAACAACTGAGCGACGAAGAGTTGGAAAATGCCATCCGCGCCATTATCACCCAAACCGGTGCCGAAACGATGAAAGATATCGGTAGAGTCATGGGAGCCGCTTCCAAAGAACTCGGTGCTCAGGCTGACGGAAAACGGATCAACGAATGCGCTAAAAAACTTTTGAGCTAAATCCTTAGCTCAACTGATGCGGGCGGCCCAGATGGAACCCCTGCGCGTAATCGACTCCGATCTCTTTTAGGATAGCGAGTGTCTCTTCATCTTCGACATACTCGGCTATCGTCTCTTTTCCAAACTCTTTTGCGATTTGGTGTATATGTTTTACAAAAATACGGTCTTTTTCATTGACCACGATATTTTTGACAAACTCACCGTCGATTTTAACAAAATCGGTATCGAAATACTTCAGATAAACAAACGACGAAAAGCCTGAACCGAAATCATCCAGCGCAAAACTGATCCCTCTTTGTTTCATCTGCTCGATGATATCCATCAATCCGTTGACGTTATGAATCGCTTCGCGTTCCAAGATTTCGATCGTGACACCCGTGTTTTTGTCCGGATGAGGAGAGCGTTTGTAGTGATCTTCGATAACACTGACATACGTGTCTCCAAAGAGGCTTTTGGTTGAAAGATTAAAGAAAAAGCGTTTATCCCATAACCCTTTCTCTTCCCGTGCATACAGCCCTTTTGTCAGAATAATCTGATCGATCTTCGACGCAAATCCTAAGCTTTCCGCAACATCGATGAACTGCCCGGCCGCCATATAGCGCTTGCCGTCACGAATACGTGCCAATACCTCATAACCGAATATCTCTCCGCTTCGTACATTATAAATCGGCTGAACAAACGGCTCAATCCGATCTTCGTCGATGGCACGGCGAAGGAACTCCCCTTTTTTCTGAATCTCGCTCGCCATCTCCTGATCGCTCTGATCGGCGCGGGCGATCGTATTTTTTCCCGCCCGTTTGGCTTTGTACATCGCCAAATCCGATCCCGTAAGAAGCGACTCGATGTTTTCGCCCTGTTCCGGATATTCCGCGATTCCGAAACTCGCTGTTAGCGATACCTGATCGAACATCAACGAAATCGGCGTCGATTCAAGGGATGCGCGAAGTTTTTCGACTACGGCATACCCGTTCTCGTACGGCGTCTCCGGCAAAATCACCGCAAACTCATCCCCTCCGATACGGGCAAGAATATCCGCATTGCGAAGTTTGGAACCGAAAATTTCGGTCACCTCTTTGAGTACCAAATCACCCGATGCGTGCCCGTAGGTATCATTGATGTATTTAAAATTATCCAAATCGATCATCAGCACCGTAAACTTATGGCGGTGACGGAGAGACCGTTTTACCTCGTAACTCAAAAACTCTTCGAACTTTCGGCGGTTATACAATCCGGTCAAATAATCGCGGTCGGAAAGTTCCTGGAGCTTTTCATAATAGTCTTGAATCGAATCGAGCATTTTATTGAAATAGTTCTCGATATTTTTGACTTCCAAAATCTTTGTTTTGAGGCTGATCCGTTTTGCCATGTCATTATTGCTGATAATATCCTGGATCATCAGAATGAACTGCTTAATCGGCTGAACCAACAATGAATTGAGTTTGTAATACAAAACGGCAAAAATGATGACGGTGAACAGGATAAAAAAGATGATAAACGAGTTGATCATCGTCGTCAACGATATTTTTAGGTTTGCAACCGGGAAGCGGACGTCAATAACGCCGTTAATGTCTCCGACTTTTGCATTGGTATGGCATTTGATACACTCTTGGTTAACGACGATCGGATAAAGGTAGCGGATATCGTCCTCACCGGTCAATATCTCGTTCCCCCGCATTGCCTGAGCGACCATCGGATCGTGTTCACGAACCTGTTTGTCTATCGTCCGGTCCCCGAAAAGCTCTGCAACGATAGGACTTCGATAGGCGCTGATCCGCATTTGCGGCTCAACTTTATTCAAGCGGACAATAATCGCATCAAGTTCTTCTTTGCTCCACCCTTTTTCCATGGCCGAATAAAGCGCTTCAAATGCCAAACGGCTGGTTTTACGCGCATCCACGCGGGCAAGATCGTCAATCGCCTGCTTTTTGATATACACACCGTACAAAAATGCGACGGCCAAACTGGTCACCAGCGAGAGTATAACCGTTTTAGCAATAAGCTGTTTGTACGTTGTGTATGATTTCATTCCCCATTCCTGACATGACGATAAATTAAATTATTATAACATTAAATCTTTGAATCAAAAAAATTATATTCATTTATTGTTCCACAGTTTTTAACATAATTGGCCTTGTTCCTCAACACCCGCTGCTAAAACTTTTTCGTTTTGACATCGCTCAGGACGCGATCAGCCATAACAAAGACTTCATTGGCGATCTCATCGGTATTTTTAGCGATATCGGCATTCTTTTTCGTCTCTTCTTCAAAGCCCGCCACAATGTGATTGATTTCATTAATCCCTTTGGCCTGACCTTCAATCGCATCACCGATATCGGTAATGGATTGGATCAATATACCGACGTTCGCATTGATCTCCGAAAGCGATTTTTGGGTCCGTTCGGCCAATTTGCGTACTTCATCCGCTACCACGGCAAATCCTCTTCCGTGTTCGCCGGCGCGCGCCGCTTCGATGGCGGCGTTAAGGGCAAGAAGATTGGTTTGTTCGGCGATATCGCCGATTATGGTGATAATCATTTTGATGTCATCGGATTGGCGTATTACCTCTTGCGTTCTTTGAAGAACATCATGCACGCTTTGCGTCATTCGGTCAACTTCGTACGCCGTTTTTTGAATCTCGACTGCTTGTTTTTGAGAAGCATTATCCAACTCTTCGACATTCTTTTGAAGACGATGGGCATTCTCTTCCATTGAGGTACCGTTACTCAGACTGGTACGGAGCATTGCGGCGATATCATCCCCTAAGTTATTGACTAACTGCTCAATTTTCCCGCTGCTTTTAGCGATACGCTGCGTAAAATCGAGCTTGCCGTACGATTCGACGACACGGATGATTTCCTGCAGATCCTGCCCCACCATTTGACGCAAGGCCCCGAGCATGCTGTTAAATACTTCCCGAAGTTCTTTGAGCTGAGCATTGGAAGGATTGGCGCTTAATGTCCGCTCAATAATCCCTTTTGAAACTTCAGCGGCGATGCTGACGGCTTCGTTTACCATCATGGCATCTTCACGGATCCCCTCTTCAAGCATTTTGACGTTATTGTCCGCTTGGATTTGAA contains:
- a CDS encoding methyl-accepting chemotaxis protein, coding for MNLRFLFPAQDPTLSPEIKERLRADYIKADKFMLLIGVLAFLTVAFITSIRYSTYQFGLINGAVALALIVAAYLGFRGTTLGRSIIGVALTIFPMIMIQQQLGMIEMHFALFVIAAFLAIYKDIIPILLATVAVAFHHILFFILQLNHATMFGLDVIVFSSGCDIWILLTHIVLFATQVVGLVYIIVTKSHQFIQSNKLQIQADNNVKMLEEGIREDAMMVNEAVSIAAEVSKGIIERTLSANPSNAQLKELREVFNSMLGALRQMVGQDLQEIIRVVESYGKLDFTQRIAKSSGKIEQLVNNLGDDIAAMLRTSLSNGTSMEENAHRLQKNVEELDNASQKQAVEIQKTAYEVDRMTQSVHDVLQRTQEVIRQSDDIKMIITIIGDIAEQTNLLALNAAIEAARAGEHGRGFAVVADEVRKLAERTQKSLSEINANVGILIQSITDIGDAIEGQAKGINEINHIVAGFEEETKKNADIAKNTDEIANEVFVMADRVLSDVKTKKF
- a CDS encoding diguanylate cyclase, which codes for MKSYTTYKQLIAKTVILSLVTSLAVAFLYGVYIKKQAIDDLARVDARKTSRLAFEALYSAMEKGWSKEELDAIIVRLNKVEPQMRISAYRSPIVAELFGDRTIDKQVREHDPMVAQAMRGNEILTGEDDIRYLYPIVVNQECIKCHTNAKVGDINGVIDVRFPVANLKISLTTMINSFIIFFILFTVIIFAVLYYKLNSLLVQPIKQFILMIQDIISNNDMAKRISLKTKILEVKNIENYFNKMLDSIQDYYEKLQELSDRDYLTGLYNRRKFEEFLSYEVKRSLRHRHKFTVLMIDLDNFKYINDTYGHASGDLVLKEVTEIFGSKLRNADILARIGGDEFAVILPETPYENGYAVVEKLRASLESTPISLMFDQVSLTASFGIAEYPEQGENIESLLTGSDLAMYKAKRAGKNTIARADQSDQEMASEIQKKGEFLRRAIDEDRIEPFVQPIYNVRSGEIFGYEVLARIRDGKRYMAAGQFIDVAESLGFASKIDQIILTKGLYAREEKGLWDKRFFFNLSTKSLFGDTYVSVIEDHYKRSPHPDKNTGVTIEILEREAIHNVNGLMDIIEQMKQRGISFALDDFGSGFSSFVYLKYFDTDFVKIDGEFVKNIVVNEKDRIFVKHIHQIAKEFGKETIAEYVEDEETLAILKEIGVDYAQGFHLGRPHQLS
- a CDS encoding GatB/YqeY domain-containing protein; this translates as MSLKEQINNDIKTAMKEKNVPLRDALRLLSSAMKQIEVDERKELSDEDIIKIIQKQVKQRNDAMSQYRDAGREDLYEKEASEAAIFETYLPKQLSDEELENAIRAIITQTGAETMKDIGRVMGAASKELGAQADGKRINECAKKLLS